The Verrucomicrobium spinosum DSM 4136 = JCM 18804 genome includes a region encoding these proteins:
- a CDS encoding DUF2334 domain-containing protein gives MLPRSLSTAILLLASLGTGQSATAAEPATRQRLAIIKADDVKGVNGKWDRFIALSQQRDIVVSLGIITESLATQDPKYVAWIKKWADTGEVEFWNHGWDHKSWTDTAGKKLSEFGGSGLEHQKDHLLKAQSSFKTATGSPYTIFGSPFNAMDGDTARALNEIPELKLIYCYPGSVVNAQLKGKVLLPMTLRGEHDGTSKPNFPKFKEEYQKKDGPALNLAAIQFHPLGFSEEGFKHYTDILDFLKTEGWTFILPTKYLELQTQAAAAARP, from the coding sequence ATGCTTCCCCGCTCCCTCTCCACCGCCATCCTGCTGCTTGCCTCGCTCGGCACAGGCCAGTCCGCCACCGCCGCCGAACCCGCCACCCGCCAGCGCCTCGCCATCATCAAAGCGGATGATGTAAAGGGCGTGAACGGCAAATGGGACCGCTTCATCGCGCTCTCCCAGCAGCGGGACATCGTCGTCTCCCTGGGCATCATCACCGAGTCTCTGGCCACCCAGGATCCCAAGTACGTGGCCTGGATCAAAAAATGGGCGGACACCGGCGAGGTGGAGTTCTGGAACCACGGCTGGGATCACAAGAGCTGGACCGACACAGCGGGCAAAAAGCTCTCAGAGTTTGGCGGCTCCGGTCTGGAGCACCAGAAAGATCACTTGCTGAAGGCGCAGTCCTCCTTCAAGACCGCCACCGGCAGCCCCTACACGATCTTTGGCAGCCCGTTCAACGCCATGGATGGTGACACCGCCCGCGCGCTCAACGAGATTCCAGAGCTCAAGCTCATCTATTGCTACCCCGGCTCCGTGGTGAACGCCCAGCTCAAGGGCAAGGTGCTGCTCCCCATGACTCTCCGTGGCGAACACGATGGGACAAGCAAGCCCAACTTCCCCAAGTTCAAGGAAGAGTATCAAAAAAAGGACGGTCCCGCCCTCAACCTCGCCGCCATCCAGTTTCATCCTCTTGGCTTCAGCGAAGAAGGATTCAAACACTATACCGACATCCTTGATTTCTTGAAAACTGAAGGCTGGACCTTCATCCTGCCCACGAAATACCTCGAACTCCAAACTCAGGCTGCTGCTGCGGCCAGGCCTTAG